In Canis aureus isolate CA01 chromosome 25, VMU_Caureus_v.1.0, whole genome shotgun sequence, the genomic window TGccgagcttggagcctgacacagggctggatcccatagCCCGGAGAtgactacctgagctgaaaccaagagtcagatgctcaactgactgagccacccaggcaccctcagatttatatttgttttaaatgtagTTTCCATTCTTTGTATtgactctcctcttccttttctaggGCACTGTCTTTAACCTTGAGTCAGAGGACGAAGAATATCCTGGAGTCATTGCAGAGGATAGCAACGACATTTATATCCTGCCCAGTGACAACTCTGGACAAGTCAGTCCCCCAGAGTCTCCTACTGTGACCACTTCTTGGCAGTCGGAGAGCTTACCTGTTTCACTGTCTGCCAGCCAGAGTTGGCATACAGAAAGCCTCCCTGTGTCCCTAGGTCCTGAGTCCTGGCAGCAGATTGCAATGGATCCTGAAGAAGTCAAAAGCTTAGATAGCAACGGGGCTGGAGAGAAAAGTGAGAACAACTCTTCTAATTCTGACATTGTTcatgtggagaaagaagaaattcctGAAGGTGTGGAGGAGGCTGCTGTGGCATCTGTTGTCTTGCCAGCCAAGGAGCTGCGGGAGGCACTCCCCGAAGCACCAGCTCCCTTGCTTCCGCATATCACTGCCACTTCCTTTCTGGAGatgagggagcctgacacagaagaGATGACAGTGGAGAAAGTCAGCCCTGCTACAACTTTGTTGGTGGAACTTGGTGAAGAAGAGAACTTGATGAAGACAAAAGCAGCAACGGTTGAATCTGTTCAACTGGAAGAGGAAGTGATCCCCGTGCTGGAACCCTCAGAAACACTGCTGAGTGAAGAGGAGATACATGTGAGGAGAGAGGGTCTTCGGGAAGTCCCCTCCCCTGCTGGAGAAGAGAAGGCCATCCCACTGTTTGAGGGCAAGTCTATACTGCTGTTTGGAGGGGCCGCTGCCATTGCCATCCTGGCAGTGGCAGTTGGAGTAGCACTGGCTCTAAGAAAGAAATAgcagatttttcaaaagaagacaaaaaagatgGAAGATGGAAGATTTTAGCTGTACTGACTGAATTTGAATCACCAACAGCTGATTTGGACATTTGTGGAACAATCTTGGATAATGGGGGGCTTCTGCTTAATAAGGCAGTACATTGATCCACATGATAGAGCTTCAGGTAGAGGGCATCCATGTTTGTCTGATTGTAAGTTCCAAGGGCCTTGGCTAATGCCAAATTCGGAATCCACGTAAAGTTACTCCTTCCAgaacagggtttctcaaccttggcattaATGACATCATGattaattctttgttgtaggagGTTGTCCTGTGCACTATAGGTTGGTCAgcaacatccctggcctctacccgcTAGATAGCAGTAGCACCCTGCCCTCAGTTGTGACGACCAGAAATGTCTCctgacattgccaaatgtcccctgggggcaaAATTGTTCCTGTGGAGAGCCCCAGCTTTAGAAGGGAAAGGGTTAACTTAGGAGAACCTAGGACAGAAAGTCCCAGGCAAGAGGGCTTAGCTGCAGGCTCCTCAGCTACTGAGTCGTTCCTGCCCTTGGGATTTCATCTTTCCTGATGAATATGCTGTATTTCGCAGCCATTCCTCTGTGGCTCTTCTTTTCTTGCCCACCTTCTCAGGCCCGTAGTGTGAGGGTGCTCCCCTTCTGTCTCATCTGCCTCTCAGGTACTGATTGCTCCTCTTCACCCCCAGGTTCTTTGTAAAGTCACGTGGGAGAGTGCTTTCTCTGTGTCCGCTAAGTCCCTCATGCTTCCTACAGCTCCACCTTGTAAAGATGTTGCCTTCGgtcatctttaaaaacataaatagaaaagaGGCCTAGGGTTCCCTGCCTGTGAATGCAAGCAAGGGCAAGTAACTGCTAGGGAGCAGGTGTTTGTCTCATTGTCAAGCAGGGGGATGGATGACTTAGATGGCCTATTGCGGTCTCTTCTGGCCCTTTTGTGTAATGGCCACGCTACTGAGCTTATGGTGACTTGCTGGCAGCATCTGTTGCTGGATGGTCACTATCTGTAATCTGGCCTCAGTCTTCTTAAGAGTCAACTAGCTTTTCTGCGGTCTCTTGCCATGTGATAAGGATTTTCATACTTGGGCTTACAGACCAATTGAATCATAACTCCTATTAAATACAGAAAGTCTCCCAAATACCATTGAaataaaaagtaggaaaagagAAGCTTGAATTTCTTGAGCCTACTACCCTCGAGATTCTAGTGTGGCTTTCAGAGTTCAGGAATAAGATTTCTTCCCAGAACTCTTTACAGTCCAAATGCCAGAGTGATAAACCAAAATAACTCTAATCAGTAAGTGCTAGTTGAGAATCAGAATAACTTTCTTTCATCAGGCCGATCCCATCCCTAAAAGGGGGTGGGAGTGTGTCTTCTCATGCCTGAGGATCAGTGTGTCACTGTGCAGGACACACATGCTTGACACAGGTCATCTCAGATCTTAGTAAATGTAACAAATTACTTTTTTAGATCCTgaaatttgtaataaaattaCTTTACTATCCTGATCACCAAaacttgatgttttattttttttatttttatttttttaaacttgatgttttaaatgtttttttttttttcaatttatttttaaaaatgaaatgttctcCCTAAAGCAATACTATTTAAAAGTTGGTCGAGGAAAGGTCTAAAATGTGTTTGGTCAGCTTCATCATGCAGTTGTATCTTTATGTTCTGAGTTTTAGTGTCTTAGGGAGTGATATTTAAAGGGTTTTGGTGCACTTTGATTAGGATAGCTAGAGGtgaggtgggggaaatgggatTAATGTAGTAAAGATTGTTTTCCTCCTTGGTCTCTGACAGTTGGCTCTGACACTGGGGTTACTCTGTTCTAATTGCTACTTTCCTGTTTGTGTAAGGTAAAAGCAAACTGATGAgttaccttgatttttttttctcttttattttccttccagtgTTCACTTGTAATCTCTGGATCCTCAAACCCATTAGCTACATGCATTTAAGTACAAATAGAAACCAGTTTTATTTCAGAGCTACTAAAAGGCGATCTGTGGCTTAGGATATTTGGGTCTGTGTTCTCCACAAAAGGAAAGATCCAAAGAGTATAATAGGATGCTGCCACATGCCCGTTTATCTTCCCATCTATTTAACATGAACCCAAAGTGATCTGGCCAATTGGATCTCGCAGGGTAATGgttaatattcttttctattggctTTCTCTAGAGAGAATTGTTAGTTCGTGAGTAATAGGATGTGTCAGTGTCCCCATTCCTCCTTCACTTCCTTACCATCTGCCTCTGGCAATGGAAGGGAATACCCTGATAAGGACTGCTTCTTACAGCAGCTCCTCCTTTTGgctattaaaatgtatttctcaacctcccacccccctcctttttggtggggctGGCAGCAAACCATTTCTTCCGCCCCTTCTAACTTATATTACTTCTGAATCTAAGGTAAAAGGCAGATTCAGAATAAATCCAACTTGCTTATGGAGCTCAGATGTGGAATTAAGAACATACCGTTTATCATTCCTCATTCTTGAACTATTGGGGACAAGTTTGTGTAAGTCCTCTAGAACacttattaattgctttattgaATGTAATGACTTCTGAAAACTTGTCCAAAAGCCAGTGAAGATTTCTTGagaaaaatacctaaaattaaaaagtgctTTTTTATCCTGTTCAAATAATCACTCTAGGCCCCAAGAAATCAGTATCTACAGCGTGCCTTACAGGGGCCTCTGGTGATCATCACTGTCTTCTAGAAAGCTTTCTAGGAATCAGAAAGCAACAGTTGGCCATCTGGTTCATGCATGGACCATGCAAAGGCATTCTCGACACCTCCCCTCGCCCGCGTCTCTGTACCATCTCCTCTATTAGATGCAGCTGCTCCCCCTCATTGTTCTGggagagtgagcagggagcccagaggaaGGGTCTTTTGAACcatagctaccatttatttctTGTGGAAATTAATATCTGCAGCCTTTGTGCTAATTCCCTctgataataatacaaaagtGATGCCTTGGCTATAGAACACCCATTTCTCCCTGAAGCTATGACATAGACACGGCCCAcagaattttgaaattattttaagagatgcttcatagaaataaaaggtattataggtaagattttgtcttttcttttaatttctgaggTCATTTTTACAGATTTATCTTTCAAAGAACTTGAGGTGGTGATCGTATTTCATAGAGAGCCTGTAGACTATTTGGTTACTTTATAGAAACAGCTCTGGCCTCTGAAGCAGTTTCCTCACCAGCATGACAGCAGGCCCCTTGTCTGCAGTGTCGCCTCCTGCAGTTGTTACCTGCGGTCCACCAcagtccagaagcagatgctccTCTTTCTGATGTACCCTCAAAAGGTCATTAGTAGCCTAATGCCTCATCACAATGCCTGgtcctccacctccctccattTCATTGCATAGGCACCTTATGTCATGACAAGGTGAGTATTATTAGTACAGGAGGACATTCTGAGAGGGAGAGACTCATTACagtataattgttctattttattgttgttaatctctattgtacctaatttataaattaaaccttACCACAGGGATATACTAATAGGAAAAATCATATATAGGGTTATAATCTGCAGTTTCAGACATCCACTAGCAAGGATAAGGGGGTGCTACTGAATGTCATCTAAAGCATCAGCAACACAGTACCAGAAAAGTGTTTCTTCTCTGAAGGAATGAGATCTGCTATTAGTGATAACCTCCTGTTACACCATTCATCACTGAGGAGGTTCAGCTGTGGCACTGATTTGAGTTTAGGGTGCATATTTTTTCTATGAGGGTATCCTTTTCCTTATAAAGTATGGGTCACTATATAACCTTAACAAGTACATAGTTGAACATGTAGCTTGCCAGGGACGGTTCTTGTATGCCCTCACGTGCCATCACAGTTGTGATTCTTATTCATATTCCTTATCCCCAGTTTACAGAGTGAGGAAACCTACTCAGAGCTTAACGACTTTTCAAAGGTCTTCTAGCACAGGAGAGGCCAACGCAAGGTCGGGAATTTTTTCTGACTCCAAGTCtagtgtttttcagtttttaccATTTTTGTGACCCTGCCAAGCAAGATTGGTAGGCTCCCTATAACTGGTTGTGCCAATGGTATACTGCAGGAGGGCAGCCAAGCTCACCGAACTGAAAgagatttttcttgatttctaCAACGGTTCCATGTGGTCTAGTCTTAAGTTTCTAGTCTTGCATGTTCTACAGAAACAAGAATGAAGATTATGTCCAGGGTTATTCTCAACTTCTAATTATACCAGATGTTTTCCCCTTCAATATTGAATTGAGATGCCTTATGGCTAAAAAATTAGCAGTTACTGCTGGTACACATCTTTCAGTTAACGTGTCAGATAAGTATTTTTGCTTGTAGACAAGGGTGAAGCAGTCTGACACAGGAACCTCCGAATGATTTGAAGGCAACACCTTGACACTTTCTCTCCTGTCATCtgttccttattttccttttcccctaTGCCATGAGTTGTAGGTGGGGGATACCTCTAGGAGTTGTTTGGCCTCTCAGCACCCAAGAGGTCACCGACCTAGGAGAGTTGGCCAGGCACCACCATAGGCACATCTTGCTCAGAAGCTGACACAAGGGGACTTTCCAGTGAAAAACCTTCAGTATACTGGGGAATGTAGTTCATAGTAGCCTTGGCTATAGAACacccatttcttaaaatttagcCACTATTTCTTAGTTATCTCATATATCCAGCTCCATAGAGTGGAAATGGTCACGTCACTAAAATATCAATCCATCCTGTCTTCCCTTTATTCACACAAGACTAGTTAGCCTCTGCCTGGCCTGCCATGTTCCTGTGAATTAAAACCATTGGGGTCCTCCACATGTTTATGTTTACACTGCAATAGCTCTAGCCAGGCCGCTGCTCCAACTGTAAGCTCAGGTTGGAAACGTTCTCAGGGATATTTGGAAGGCCTTGTAATATGTTAAAAAGTAGCAACTGGCCTAACGTGATCCTTGCCCCCCCTCACCTTCTTAGGGGAGACTTCATAGTAATCTTGCTCAGTGTGTTCTTTGCGCCCCTAGGAGAAATTGGTTAATCAGTGTATTATTATGAACAAAAGAAGTCTCAACATTTTACTAAGTTTGTTCCAAGAATAAAAGGAAGTTGAAGCACAATCTTTCCTGTTACAGAGTCTGGAATAACTTGGTTCCTGGTTCCTAGTGAGACAATCGTATGACATAGCTTTGGTCCTTGGCCAGCACCAAAGGAAaagatagaattattttttcctagaCCTTTGTTTTCCCTGCTATCCTACTCTTtcgtttctcttttccttcacatTAAAAGTGCCTCTTCCTACCTTGTTCCTTGACGGAGTTCAACTTAGTATTGGTTCTAATGCTCTCTTCTCTAAATTACTGGAATTAAATGGTAATTTTCTTAATTAACATAAACATTTCACTTACGTGCACGTATCTCCTTTTTCTGTAAGAATTTCCATTAGCTCTCCTCACTAACAGCTTGATTTGGTCAATTTATTTATGTGGGCTATTTTGGCTCCTTTCCCCTCCTGTTAATCTGCCTTTTGGCCAGTCTACTCTTCATCAGGGGAAAGAAACCAAATTCAAATCTATGAATTGTGCTGTTAGAAGCAGCATGTTGGGAGAGAACACCTTGGGGGATAAAATAAAGTGAGATCTGAAGAGAACTGATGGACTCCTCTTTCTATTCATATGGTAATCTTATGCCCTTGACTTCAGAGGGACTATTTCAGATAACCTGTGGTCTTAAGAatacactcatttaaaaaaaagaaaaaaatacactcatTTGCTTTGCCTTCAGGTTCAGAAAACATGATCATAACATCCGAAGGACACTCCATATTCAGGTTCCCAGGTGACAATGAAATTGTCGGGAAAAAGAAAGCAGGCTGTGGTGCTGTAACTCTTTCGGCAGCCCTGAGCATCTCTGCAGTTAGTGCTGGACCTTGAGTGGTGAGATCAAGAATGATGTGACCTGAATAGACTGCATAGTCTACCTGACTTTCAGATATGACAAGCATCTCCTGGAGAAGAAAACTGTTTCTCTTTAAGGAGCTTCCATCgcttaattcaaatatttaaaaaaaaaacaggatgagGCACATCCTgtacttaaattaaaaatgaatcaaaaattttcaattctattcataAGGATTATGTTCCCAGTGTAAAATCCACCAACTTCCAGGATATGTGGCTGGGATGTACCCAAGACTGGaacacttgtttttgtttttgttttttttttttttttggaacacttGTTTTTGATACAGTGGACTCTTCATAATGCTGGTTGGGGACAAGAGGTGATCATTTTGCATTATGGCTGGGAAAATCTAACTTGGCCTGGAAAAAATTCACACCAAAACTTGTGTATAAATTGCATTAAAATGGTGGTCTATTGTGTTAATTTAAGCAAAACAATGGCAGGCAAGGATGCTGTGAAAAGTTATTATAAGAGATAGTCTGGGATGATTTGTTTGGCGCCCTTTTCTTTCCACTAGAGTTGACTATTTGTACTTCAACTGTTCCTTTTTGCAAGAAAGCATCTCTCCCTAGTGAGAATCTGAACGTTTTGATACGTGTGTGGATgactatgtatgtatgtgtgattCAATTTGTTTCCACTGTACTATgactcctccaaaaaaaaatttcactctgAAACATAACAGTTGAGTCACTGGAAGATTTATTTCCAAATGGTGGCCTTCCCAGCCTTTAGTATTCTCAACATTACTGCAGATGCTCAGGCTGAGACACAGCCCTAGGGTGTTATGTATGTAATGCTGAGCTATGcagtcatttttcctttctgattaaACCCTCATGGAACAGAAAAGTATTTCTGACAACAAAACAGTATTTCCTAGTACCGAATTACTCTTGTTCACACTCATATTCACAGGAGCAACTGCTCCTGCAAAGTGGAACAGCAGTGTGTGTGATAGGGATCCAGCGTCCGCCACCATAGTTTTAACAGAATCCTAGGAAATGCTTACCGCCGGGAACAGACCAGTGTTGCACTGTTTCTAGGTGTAAGCTCTCTCTGGTTTATTTGGGCGCTTCCTAAGTGACTGACTTGTGTTTTTACTCCCATTCTGTGTCTCTAAGAAAGGGAATCACCTCAACTGTTGAATTTTTAAGTCTAACTGTTCTTTTACCTTTTATGCCTAGAAGCCTGTTTTCTTCAGATGTAGCTTCTTGGGCAAGGATCAGTTGAGGGATATGGgaggaaaatgaatataaaagattATTAACAGGTATTTTCCCACGGGATGTATGTTCATCAGTCTAACATTTTTATCAAAGCTCTGacttcttggaaaaaaaaggTGCATTGAGTTACCTGATTTTGGAAACTGCAATTGACTTGGAGCCTTAAATCACTTCCACACCTTTGAATTGCCTAAGGCCCTTCTTgactcaaataaaaagaaatcaagttgaaaaacaatgacattttGAGGCCTGATTTTCCCATTGTTTGAGTACAGAACTTTAGTCCAGAACCTCTTGTACTGTTTGGTTTTTAAATGGGAAGACTATTACTTCCTTAGTATTATGATGTTCCCTATCTTGAGAGGAAATTTTCATCTGTGAGGATATGTGCATCTGTCTCCAGCGCTTGCTCTCTCCTCAAACACAATCTTGCCTGCTGGAAGGCCTGCCCCaagattacattttaataaacagTAAAGCTGgggtattttttaaacaaaaaaaatattttgtttttttcttctgccttacAATCtgttcttaaatttaattttcaagtgAAGACCCATACAGCTGAAATAACTTAAAGGCACAATGTGTAGTGGATTTGGATTTAGAAGATGGTTATAAAACTCATTCAGATATGTGCAAGCTGACATTTTCATTCAAGTATGTTATATGTAAAGATTTCTAAATGGATCACCTgcttaaaacatctttaaaatagtaagaaataaatAGCTATTATGCCTATTTTCTCTAAAAACTTTAAGTGGCCATGGCTCCATCTCCGCTGGAGGCAGGTGTACTGTCGTCACCATATCAAGTTTTAACCAGTTGTGCTTTTGCAGAGGTGTCCACTCAATCCATCTCCtacagcaagaaaagaaaaatagtcagAATTAACCAGTCTAATTCACACCTTAAGGACTCTGGTGCCACAATCACTAGAAGTAAAGCTGGAGTTTGTGCAAAAACGTAGGCTTTCATGGTGCTGAGATCTGGATATTCACATCTATTGAGTCACTTATGGTGACAAGAAGCATCTTAGTGGGTCTGAGGAAATGAAGATTATTTCACCcctcagtatatatttttaaagattttagggatccctgggtggcgcagcggtttggcgcctgcctttggcccagggcgcgatcctggagacccgggatcgaatcccacattgggctcctggtgcatggagcctgcttctccctctgcctgtgtctctgcctctctctctctctgactatcataaaaaaataaataaataaataaaataaaataaaaataaaaaagatttttaatatttatttatttatttatttatttatttatttatttatttatttatttatgagagagagagagagcacgcacataagtaggggcagatggagaagcaggctcctccgctgagcagggagcccaactcggggctggatcccaggaccccaggaacatgacatgagccaaaggcagacatttaaccaactgagccacccaggcgcccctcatccCTTTAGTATTTGGTAAGCAGATTACACTGACATCTTGCCCATTTATTCCCCTCGTATCTTACATGGTTGTTGATGAAAGCTGTCCAGGAACTTGTTCAAGCTTACCCTCTTCTAACATTTCTTGATTTAATACTTGATTCAAGATTTGTATTCATATAGTATGAAGTATGCTCTGATAGTAATGtgtcttaaaaataatgttgatgaaaaaaaaaataatgttgacgGAGCTCAAAAGGGCATTAGGTGCTCCTTATCACCTTCTACCACACAAGTCTCCCACAGAGACAAAACCTAGCCTTTCTACCTGAGCAGGAGGATCCCTAATAGCCTTTCCTATGGTTTGGTCACCAGAAGCACAGGGAGAAAGGATGAAAGAAGCCCtgcagcaggggatccctgggtggcgcagcggtttggcgcctgcctttggctcagggcgcgatcctggagacccgggatcgaatcccacgtcaggctcccggtgcatggagcctgcttctccctctgcctgtgtctctgcctctctctctctctctctgtgactatcctaaataaataaataaaatatttaaaaaaaaaaaaaaaaaaaagaagccctgcAGCAGAGAGTTCTGGTTTCCAGACCAGCAGAGGAGGCAGAGATCAAGAGGATTTAGTGAGACACCAAGGAGCTGACATCACTGGTTCTTACATTTCTGACTAAGTTCCTCACATAGGTGAGCAGGTTCTGGCTAATAAAGTTCACTGTTGTGTGAAAGACGTCACGGAGCAAGGATGGGGTGTGATCGGCCACCTTTTTGGCCAACAGCATGGCCAACATCAGCATGGTCTTCTCCTTTTCCATGTCCTTAGGATAAGTCTGCATGGCCTGCTCCAGCGCAGCAGCGAGATGCTTCCTTCTGTCCTACATGGGTAAAAACAGGGTCACATGGGACTGGGTTTACTCTGCTACTGTCCTCTGAAAGGAAAACAGCCGTACACTGTTAGGTAGAAAGACGCATGCTTTCATTTCACACAGAAGAACTTATTAACCAGTTGAGGAGGttggaggaggaaatgagaaagtTAATTTTGAGAGACAGTGGAAAGGGGAGACTGAGCTCACTCACTCCCTACAGTTGAACACTAATTCAGCAAACACATCCTTATTGAGCATGTGTATTCACGTTAGACGTGGAACCAAAGAAGACTGAGTTCTTTCCTGCCTCTCAGGTACTTAAAGTCAAGGACAGTTAACTGCCCAAGATATCTTAGACgcagctccagggagggggaTGAAGGGGGTAAATGTCACCTTCTTGCCTACATGGGAGAAGCTCCCCATAGACCACCAGACCTGGAAGGACCTTCAAGCTCATCAACTCAGATGCAAAATTCAGTTAACATTGTGTGAGACGTCCTAAGGCAGACCATGACCACATCTACAACAGCTACTGGAGAACAGCAGACAGAGAGTGATCCCTGGAGCAGGGATACACCTACTTGCAGGCAGGAAGCTGACCTGGCTGAACCCTGGAGGATGAATATATTTCTATGTGGTGAGGGGCATTTGCATTTTCAGTGGGTAGTCAAAAGGATAGAACCATGGTCTCCTCTGAACTCCTGTAGACTCAGACTTGACAGCCTGGGGGCAGCTCTCTGTCCCACTAAGTTTCTAAAGGAAGGACAGAGTACCCTTATGGTGCCCAGCAAGGGGTAGAAGCTCTGTTAGTATTTGTATATTGATTATAACCATGAAGTTAAGACTAGCAGGCTAAATAAAATGTCGCTTTTCTTTGTCACGAGGGTGACTTGACATTCTCTACTCACATTTTTATTCAACTCTCTAAAACTGAAGAAAGAATAAGTTATTTCTGGAGGAGTCATAACATTGTTAATCTTTTTGGAGGCTTTATATATTCAAAATCTTGACTCTGACTTGAGGTTCGGGTTTCTTAAATCTCAAGTTTTAAGTAATTCTTCTCAAAGACAATTAACCATACTATGATTCTATTTCCAATTCTTTTTAGGCAGTCATGAACTAAGTCACCTCACTGGACATACATCTgtctgagaggagagagaggacagaACTTGATGGTTTAATTAACAACtggaaactaaaagacaacctatggaatgggagaagatatttgcaaatgagataCCTGAGaaagggtcagtatccaaaatatataaagaacttacataaccctaaaaaacaaacaatccaattaaaaaatgagcagaggacatgaatagacatttctccaaaaagacgTTCAGATGCCCAacggacacatgaaaaaatgctcatcatcaggaaaatgcaaatcaaagccacaatgagatatcatctcacacctgtaagaatggctaaaatcagcaacaggaaacaacaggtgttggcaaggttgtggagaaaaaggaacctttgtgcactgctggtgggaatgcaaagtgatgcagctgctctggaaaatatagaggttcctcaaaaaattttaagaagaactaccatacaacccagtaactgcactactggatatttaccccaagaatataaaaacactaatcgaagggatatatgcacccctatgtttatagcagc contains:
- the BCL2L13 gene encoding bcl-2-like protein 13 isoform X5; amino-acid sequence: MQQSTSFNKVAGACPRVCNIHLQLIQVHFQITLCCFMSNGTVFNLESEDEEYPGVIAEDSNDIYILPSDNSGQVSPPESPTVTTSWQSESLPVSLSASQSWHTESLPVSLGPESWQQIAMDPEEVKSLDSNGAGEKSENNSSNSDIVHVEKEEIPEGVEEAAVASVVLPAKELREALPEAPAPLLPHITATSFLEMREPDTEEMTVEKVSPATTLLVELGEEENLMKTKAATVESVQLEEEVIPVLEPSETLLSEEEIHVRREGLREVPSPAGEEKAIPLFEGKSILLFGGAAAIAILAVAVGVALALRKK
- the BCL2L13 gene encoding bcl-2-like protein 13 isoform X6 yields the protein MLLELTRRGQEPLSALLQFGVTYLEDYAAEYIIQQGGWGTVFNLESEDEEYPGVIAEDSNDIYILPSDNSGQVSPPESPTVTTSWQSESLPVSLSASQSWHTESLPVSLGPESWQQIAMDPEEVKSLDSNGAGEKSENNSSNSDIVHVEKEEIPEGVEEAAVASVVLPAKELREALPEAPAPLLPHITATSFLEMREPDTEEMTVEKVSPATTLLVELGEEENLMKTKAATVESVQLEEEVIPVLEPSETLLSEEEIHVRREGLREVPSPAGEEKAIPLFEGKSILLFGGAAAIAILAVAVGVALALRKK
- the BCL2L13 gene encoding bcl-2-like protein 13 isoform X3, whose amino-acid sequence is MASSTTVPLGFHYETKYVVLSYLGLLSQGKLQENLSLLQASHPLDQEVLLKVKTEIEEELESLDKEISEAFTSTGFDRHTSPVFSPANPESSVEDCLAHLGEKVSQELKEPLQKALQMLLSQLLKKNLYRPVTYQAYRECTLETTVHASGWNKGTVFNLESEDEEYPGVIAEDSNDIYILPSDNSGQVSPPESPTVTTSWQSESLPVSLSASQSWHTESLPVSLGPESWQQIAMDPEEVKSLDSNGAGEKSENNSSNSDIVHVEKEEIPEGVEEAAVASVVLPAKELREALPEAPAPLLPHITATSFLEMREPDTEEMTVEKVSPATTLLVELGEEENLMKTKAATVESVQLEEEVIPVLEPSETLLSEEEIHVRREGLREVPSPAGEEKAIPLFEGKSILLFGGAAAIAILAVAVGVALALRKK
- the BCL2L13 gene encoding bcl-2-like protein 13 isoform X1; translation: MASSTTVPLGFHYETKYVVLSYLGLLSQGKLQENLSLLQASHPLDQEVLLKVKTEIEEELESLDKEISEAFTSTGFDRHTSPVFSPANPESSVEDCLAHLGEKVSQELKEPLQKALQMLLSQLLKKNLYRPVTYQAYRECTLETTVHASGWNKILVPLVLLQQMLLELTRRGQEPLSALLQFGVTYLEDYAAEYIIQQGGWGTVFNLESEDEEYPGVIAEDSNDIYILPSDNSGQVSPPESPTVTTSWQSESLPVSLSASQSWHTESLPVSLGPESWQQIAMDPEEVKSLDSNGAGEKSENNSSNSDIVHVEKEEIPEGVEEAAVASVVLPAKELREALPEAPAPLLPHITATSFLEMREPDTEEMTVEKVSPATTLLVELGEEENLMKTKAATVESVQLEEEVIPVLEPSETLLSEEEIHVRREGLREVPSPAGEEKAIPLFEGKSILLFGGAAAIAILAVAVGVALALRKK
- the BCL2L13 gene encoding bcl-2-like protein 13 isoform X4 produces the protein MASSTTVPLGFHYETKYVVLSYLGLLSQGKLQENLSLLQASHPLDQEVLLKVKTEIEEELESLDKEISEAFTSTGFDRHTSPVFSPANPESSVEDCLAHLGEKVSQELKEPLQKALQMLLSQPVTYQAYRECTLETTVHASGWNKGTVFNLESEDEEYPGVIAEDSNDIYILPSDNSGQVSPPESPTVTTSWQSESLPVSLSASQSWHTESLPVSLGPESWQQIAMDPEEVKSLDSNGAGEKSENNSSNSDIVHVEKEEIPEGVEEAAVASVVLPAKELREALPEAPAPLLPHITATSFLEMREPDTEEMTVEKVSPATTLLVELGEEENLMKTKAATVESVQLEEEVIPVLEPSETLLSEEEIHVRREGLREVPSPAGEEKAIPLFEGKSILLFGGAAAIAILAVAVGVALALRKK
- the BCL2L13 gene encoding bcl-2-like protein 13 isoform X2 — its product is MASSTTVPLGFHYETKYVVLSYLGLLSQGKLQENLSLLQASHPLDQEVLLKVKTEIEEELESLDKEISEAFTSTGFDRHTSPVFSPANPESSVEDCLAHLGEKVSQELKEPLQKALQMLLSQPVTYQAYRECTLETTVHASGWNKILVPLVLLQQMLLELTRRGQEPLSALLQFGVTYLEDYAAEYIIQQGGWGTVFNLESEDEEYPGVIAEDSNDIYILPSDNSGQVSPPESPTVTTSWQSESLPVSLSASQSWHTESLPVSLGPESWQQIAMDPEEVKSLDSNGAGEKSENNSSNSDIVHVEKEEIPEGVEEAAVASVVLPAKELREALPEAPAPLLPHITATSFLEMREPDTEEMTVEKVSPATTLLVELGEEENLMKTKAATVESVQLEEEVIPVLEPSETLLSEEEIHVRREGLREVPSPAGEEKAIPLFEGKSILLFGGAAAIAILAVAVGVALALRKK
- the BCL2L13 gene encoding bcl-2-like protein 13 isoform X7, translating into MDPEEVKSLDSNGAGEKSENNSSNSDIVHVEKEEIPEGVEEAAVASVVLPAKELREALPEAPAPLLPHITATSFLEMREPDTEEMTVEKVSPATTLLVELGEEENLMKTKAATVESVQLEEEVIPVLEPSETLLSEEEIHVRREGLREVPSPAGEEKAIPLFEGKSILLFGGAAAIAILAVAVGVALALRKK